In Benincasa hispida cultivar B227 chromosome 8, ASM972705v1, whole genome shotgun sequence, the sequence ACCAGGCTTCACAGAAAGCTCGAACTATGTCACCATTGTAATCATATGTGTACAGGGAGCGCGTGACTGCGCCAAACAACTTAATGTCATGAAGGAATCACTCGTTTTGACCTACTACAACCTCAAGCCACTCCCAATAACAGTCAACAAAGCCGAATTCTCCAGGGACTTTGGTTATGACGGTCCAGCGGACATGACCCTTAATTATACGACGTCAGAGAGTTAGCATTCGATCTAGATTAGGGGTTTCCTCATGAATAAAAGATCGCAGGATCCATGCACGCTCTCCTCGAGTACAGGGCATTTCCATCGATAAATTGGAAACGATCATGTTGTCGTCTAGACTTGGCCAGCAACCAGCGAAAGGACCGACTAATGACTTTGCCATAGGAAGGCTGAGTCCTTCCTTTATGGGTTGACTCCGATTTTTAAGAATCACGAGGTGCCTCTCATCAGATGAAACGTGCTCGGTGAAGTGAACCATCGTTCTGCAAGAAAAAATTTCATAGGGGGATGAGCCTCAACCGTAAGGTTCagatatattaaataaaaaacctATTCTCCATGacaatttgctaaaaaaaaaaggaaatggaGGAACCGTAATAGACCCTTCTAGGATCGAATggaagagttgtaagcctttacggggcccctcccatgactaTCGGGATGCACGAGCAGACGAGACAAGGTAGGCCTTTCCAGGATcgtccctagggtgatcgaatgggagagttataAGCCTTTGTGGGGCCCCTctcatgacgatcaggatgcacGAATGGCACTACAAGGTAGCCCTTCTGGGATcttccctagggtgatcgaatgggagagttgtaagcctttgtggGGCCCTTCCCATGACAATCAAGATGCACAAACAGcactacaaggtagacctttctgGATCCTCTCTAGgatgatcgaatgggagagttgtaagcctttgcggagcccttcccatgacgatcaggatgcatGAACGGCGCTACACGGTAGACCTTTCCAGGATCCTCCccagggtgatcgaatgggaaaGTTATAAGCCTTTGTGgagcccctcccatgacgattaGGATGCATGAATGGTGCTATAAGGCAGACCTTTTTGGGATCCTTCTTAGGGTGAttgaatgggagagttgtaagcctttacGCCTCCCCCCTCCCCTTTCCCCCCTGACGATCAGGATGCACAAACGGCGCTACAAGTAGACCTTTCCAGGATCCTCcttagggtgatcgaatgggagagttaaAAGCCTTTGCGGGACCCCTCCCATGACAATCAGGATGTACGAATGGCATTACAAGATAGACCTTTCTGGTATCgcccctagggtgatcgaatgagGGGGTTGTAAGTTTTTGCGCCCCTTCTCCCCTTTAAGACTACTGAGGGGTCGGTGAGAttaaaaattttttttgttgtgcTCCCTTAGTTGCGCTGTAActcctaaaaaaaattaagggaaCAAGTtagtgaaataataataataagataggaaaaaaagaaaacaaaaaaaaaatcttttgaaaaaagaagaaaaaaaaaacatatagaaaaaaaaatgggaattttatttttaaaaaaaggaaaaaaagaaatggcatttttaaaaaaaaaaaaagaagaagaagaagaaaaaaagaaaaaaaaaaaggaaaagagggAAAGGGAGGGGTGCTGAAATCAACAGCGCCCCCCATCTTCGGCCGCCGAAGTGTGCGAGCCCGATGAGCGGCGATGGTGCAAGCAATGGAGGTGGCAAGCCCCGACGAGCCTAGAACGTCGAACGAGTGCGGTGACCAACGTCTGTGGCAACCAAACGAACGGATGCTTCGATGACGGTCGACGTTTGCAGCAGCCGAACGGACAAACGGGTGATGGCCTTCGGTGAGCAGACAGTAAGCTGTATGAACGGCACACGGTGGCTGGGTCGGTCGGGCGAAGACGTGAAGAAGAAGGCCGAATATGGCTCGGCTCGACGCAGCAGCTGTGTGAAGGACTGAGGATGGCCGAAAACGGCTAGGCTCAGGTTGTCGCGCACTGCTCGACTTGGCTCGGGCTGTCGTGCGTGGCTCGACTCAGCAGGCCAGATTGGTTGACTCTTGGACGGCGGCTaggagtaaaaaaaaaataagggggaaagttttttttcctctacCTTTGATTGCCCGGAATGAAAATGCAAAAGGCTTTGAGCCTATTTATAGGACTCCCCTGAATCCAGAATTCAATCAAGAAATCTTAGATtttattagtttaaaaaaaaaaaattcaaagccCCAAATCTTatctttggtttttttttcatcCCTCATTTTCTAAAACTTTTGGTCATGCACCAAACCTTTTTATTAATCGTGTTTTagcccaatattaaattaaattggggatGAAACTTattcctttatttttaaaattcaagatttCTGAGTTTATccctaaaatcaaattaaatgggGACAAAGCtcaattttttttggaaatttggtcatattcaaaatttctttcttaaaactaaaatcttaaattttcatctccaaattaaattaaattggggtaaaacttgaatttttatttaaactcaaaatttcatccctaaaatcaaattaaattgggacaAAGCTCAAAGTTTTCTCGTAAATTttgccatattccaaatttctttcttgaaaccaaaatcttaagttttcatctccaaattaaattaaacaggggtgaaacttgaatttttattttaaactcaaaatttctgAGTTTTATCCTTAAAACGAAGTTAAGTTGGGACAAAGCTCAAAATTTCTCACAAATTTAGCCATATTCCGAATTTTATCCCAAAATCGAACATATGTACTAAACTCATAGTTTGACTAACATGtcaattgaggtcaaattcaaaaacatatatatttggattttgatcccaactttatatttttttcgagattcatctacccatatatgtgcataaatctcaaaaagggcatttgttgaatgagaaattttggaccaatcacaagctGCCATGTCGTTTACTAAATTAaatgatgaaattccaaatcagTTAATTTAGACCAATGAGAAGCTGAcacatgtcccgaattgaagttgaagacaaatttcggtGATGTCACATGATgtcatcatgaccgttgaatcggGTAAGATTAATTTAGCCCAATCTGATATAATTATTTgggtaaaaatattaaactcaaaattgGGCTTAATGAGGCTATGCTCAATGAGACCTAAACCAAAGTAGGCCTAGATCCAAataattgggcccaagggctAGGTCTAAATCCCCAGGCCTACTAAATCCATGGGTGAACAAGACCCAAACCTATGGGTCAACCAAACTCATGGGCCAGCCAGTCCAAGCCCATCAAAGAGTCCAGGAACTCTTCTCATTTCAAAGGTCAGCAATTCTATATCCAGAGAGCccagaattcatcaacaagcagaagtctgtcaagacattcaatacgaaccacatcgcatcaaatcaacatcaacatcaacaccaactcaagttcaactccgcGAAACACGTTTCGCCTCGTGTGaacaacaagatttgttgatgaTTTATTCGTTCTTTCTGAATTAtcactaattttttttacaaaaattgattcattctttttattatCAGTAAATCTTTGATAGAGATTCTTAACTGCCACCTAATAAAGATGAGaaacttcattttctttttaaaagaaaacatctCTAAAGAATTTAGTAGCTAATTTGAAAATTCTTGCTCttctaaacaaataaattaattaattaaaaaaaaagtactgGTTTTTAGATGAAACAATTTGAAAATACCTTTTAGATGGAATAACCCAAAAGTACTGTTTCTTTATTGAAACAACCCAAACTTACCGTCTCTTGATGGAACGACCCAaagtaatataaaaataatccaATTTTATTTGATTGGATATTGAaccaatataatataaaatatttgtgtgttttttataaataattttgttttaccTATagcccttttttcttttaacgtTTCTAATAAAATCATAATATAGACGAtagttttaagaaaaaaatagggtttttcacagaaagaaagaaagaaaaaaattctaatgcaaaataaaattgaatgtcTTATTTGAGAGCCTTTGAAAtcttaatttagaaaaattgaaattttattttagataatttgatataattttaagaaaagtttaattattttgaattcaaagcGAAATAAATTCTTATCTTATAATATTTCGatgaatataaatttgaataaatcaagtttttatttaagataattgatttaattttaaaaagtggtttttttttttaaagaaataactTTAAAAAGTGTTATATGTTAGACATTTTTATCGGttcataatttaaacaattaaaaacagTAATCCGATCATTTTATTTTCAGAATTCAAAATTATagtttaaactatatttttctCCTCACTAATATATTGATTCTTTTTAGGTGGCTAAAGctatcaattatttttaaatgactGAATCACAATATTGCTTCTTGCTATGTATAGTATTATACTACTAGCaatcatataaaataattatttgctttaaagtattaataaagaaaatatattattaacaatatttatatataatttgttttctttaacattatttaatttcaacatttcTAGTAAAATCATATTATAAAGGATACAATGTGTTAGCtttaaggaaaagaaaatagggttcttcatttaaaaaaaaaaaaagaaaaaggaaaaggaaaaggaaaaaaaataggatttaaatccaaaataaaattgaatatctTATTTGAGAAGAATTGGAATCCTAATTTAGATAATTTGACCATTATagaaaaattgatatatttttatgaaaattaaatttaaataattcaaaattttaatttacaataattgaattgttttttaaaagtgTTATATCTTAGATCATTTTTATTAATACTATGACTTAAACGACATTAAAAAATAGTCCGATAAATCTATGTTTggaattcaaaattataatttaaattacatttttataCTCGCAAATATATTAGTTATTTTTAAGTGATTTGAAATAGTGCATCAATTATTTCTGGATGACTAAACAATGATTTATTTTGACTtctagaacaaaacatatttcttttaattgGATGGCACAGGATAGAATTATTCTATTTGGATTTCTTAATGATTGATTCTTCTAATCATTACTATATCTTTGATAGAGATTCTTAGCTGCTACTTAGCAAATTAAGGGAAAATAAAAGAGGGAatgaagtttttcattttccttttaaaagaaaacactttaaaaaaaatgtagtagTCTATTTGAAAATTCTTACTTCTAGACAAACTAGAAAtactgctttttggatggaATATATTTAGTTGATCGATTTATTTCAAcaacatttcttaccatgatttatatatttcaagtactatggttgaattcttagacaaattttaaaaacaaaaacaaatttttgaaaactactttttttagttctcaaattttggctcaattttttaaaccatAGGTGAAAAGCAAATAACAAAAGAAGTAagtttggaggtggaagtagtgtcataggctctattttaaaaaaaaaacaaaaataaaaataaaatagttaccaaaccgaactgtttttttttttatggaacaaCCCAATgtaagtttttttgtttttgttttatttgttttgtttacgaACAATTTTAGTAAGgtcaaaattagggtttttatccaaattaaattgaatatcCCATTTAAGAGTATTCGAAATCATACCATTTAATTGTGAAATAAATTCTTATCTTCAtttctatgaaaattaaatttaaataattcgaAATTTTTTCtagataattgaattatttaaaaacgatacatttgattttaaattcagAGTATTCTTATATCTGAGAACGTTTTTATTTCGAAACCCATTATAAAGAAGGGACGGTAgaaatttattttggatttgaaaccattatttcaaaaaaaaaaaaaacattaaatattttaaaattattatttctatAGAAATCCTCTAAGAAGATTGAACATACTCATAGAAGgtaaaactaaagaaaaaaaaccaaacaatCAATTTACTTATCTTCATCTCGACTTTATTTTTGAAGATATTATCTCGAAAGATCAAATGATTATGAGATGAACGTTTTAGAATAATATATTTCACACATTTATACTTTGAAAaacaattaattagttaaaagaaattatgaatacatagaaaaaaaatctttcaaccacggtttcaaaattttaaaaatgaaggctcttttggtaattattatttttttattatttttgaaaattaaacttatggacactacttccaccccAAATTTTcattgttatctactttttacggtttaaaaactaagaaaaaaatagctttcaaaaaattgttttggattttaaaatttggctaagaattcaactattgtacttcaaaagacgcaagaaatatggatgaaatagacttaattttaaaaaatcaaaataaaaaatcaaatgattatcaaacgagtCGAAAAAAGTGGCTAAAAAAATTTCCAATATAGACGTGTAAGACACGTGTTCCCTACACAAATCAAGGTCGAatgttgaaatttgaaaaattaattttcaatattatgtatgatttttttttatatactacTCAATACTTTCATATATTGCTTATCATGTCAAATTCTTAATATGAATAAAGGAAGTATAATACTTCTATATTAATAGAATTTTTTCAGATTAATTAACATGTACTTCTTACAATTAGATGTTCAAAATTTCATACTTTCACCGATAgattacataattttttttccttcaaaagaCTTTGTTTAGTCTCCCAGTTAGGGACTTCATCATCCACATCTCCCATCATTTCTTTTGcccacattttaattatatgtgtgtATCTGTGTGGGTTCTTACTGTGTTTAAAGTGAAATTATTGCCATTTTCATGGGTGAAACATGTACGATTTAGGCCACATTTACCCTATTAAAAAGGTAATAAATCAATGGCAATATAAAAAGTGGATCACGTTTGATTACTTTTTGTGTTGTTTTACTCGTTTTCTACTGACACATggacttattttcaaatttgtaataaaaaaaatacaaactaaTTGGAGCATATCAATCCAATTGTATCTAAAAATTACGTCGATCGTTATCATTACGATTATGATTACGGTTAccgttattgttattatttcataaaaaaaaatatgaattttgacACTTTTATTGTTACCTTACCGTATGACCCTCAATGGTAATAGTAACATTGAACGTGACAAAATTCGTAATTCTAAGTAAATATAATCAAAAGCAATCCAATTACATTTATTAGAGTTAGACTCATTACAATTGTCCGTTAATATAATTCCATTACgattatatcaattttcattatgATTTGGTAAATGTGACCTTATAATGAAATGAGCATTACTCAAAGTTTGCATCTCTAACctatgttaaatttaaaaaacagaaACTTATAAAACAGAAATGGAAATATAGCTAGGGACACTTTATttccatttatatatataatatatatgtatgaaaacatatatatttactaTTACATGCAGAATACACACACATTATTACCACCAACCACTCTCAACATACAGCAAACTTAAAACACAAACAGGAGAGGGGGATGCACTCAAGAAGAAGCTGTTGGACAACAGTACAGCCTTCCATGGCAGTATACCAATTTTCCTCTCCCagctttttattatttttcttaattattataaaacttaaaaaactttttttttttttaatatatatatatagtgagaGATCATATATGGTTGGTGGgtcttgttttattattatgattatttcaGGCTGCAAGGGCATACTTCTTGGTAGCTGGCTCCTTCTGAGAATTGAAATAGGTTGCAGCCACTGGCAGGTCCAGATTGAAATGCCTTGCAAACAGGCGAGTGTTGAAATTGGCACGGCTCGCGGGCTGATCGATCATTCCAATAGGGCTCTTTTGCTTGAACAACAGGAGGATGTAGCGGTGAATTCCGATCGGTGGTCGGGGGCCCGAGTACGGCACAATCTCCTTTCCTGTTCCATTGTACAACTCTTAATAAAACTCGTAAAACTCGGAAACTAGTGTTTTCTAGATGGAACATGAATTGAAAGTACTGTTTTCTGGATGAAACAATGAGATAATATAATGTAATATATGATGtggttttatctttttattctcATGAGAACAAAATGTAATTGAcaacaattttatctttttatatttttcttgaagGAATATACATGAggtatttttttagaaatttgtatatgtatatatatattatacatatgATAATGATTGAAAGTTTGtgtatataataaaaatgtagAAATCACATGCATGCAATTGTAGGAATGTTGAGAGAAAGTACTATTGCAAGTATTCTTTATTCCTtatgaaggagaaaaaaaaaaaaaaaagaaaaatgcttTGGTGTATATTCATTGcaataaaaagtaattttttcctttctaaagAATAGAATTCACATAAACTTCTCTTTTGACTTTATAATCTATTTCTTAGATATAATTACCTTGGCTCAGATTTGCACCACCAGGAATGTCTACAACTATCCTGTGATCAATATCATGCAAGACAAGAAACTATGTTAACAATTAAAAGTGGAAGAAAGTAAAAGATAGTCTCATAGAGGAAAAAAGACCCAAAATGcatctaacaaaaaaaaatatttgaatgcatTAAGCTGCAACTATCTTTTACGCATATTAGATTGCATCCAAGTATTACGCCAtgcaaaatataaacaaaagatTAATGGAGGAAAGCTGACCAGTGCACCCATTCTCTCATATGGGGTTCACTAGGACTCGGCGCATCCGGGTCCGTCATCACCTAGCAAGCCACAAAAGAACTAAAATTTACAAAACATTACACTAAACTCACACAtgcagaaagaaaaaaattattcaacgaAACTGTCAAAACTGTCACAGAAATCTTACGGTCAAAACCGTCTGACAGTCTCTTCGAATaattttttatgcatgcatgataaaacatgaaaatataaaGAGAAAAGGGTGAGGGAGAAATACCAGAGTGTAAAGATCGCAAGGATGACCAGAAATGAGAAGCCTTGGAGGGTTAACAGCCATAGAAGGCTTAATATCACAACCATTAGTGACATGCTTGGAGTTGAAGTAGACCGACATCGTAGCCGTTGGTACAAACATGTCGACAACGTCGCCGATCACCCGCCCCACCACCAAAGGATCTACAGAGGCAGCCATGGATTCACAAGAGAGGATTtgacagagaaaaaaaaaaggttgaagcTGAGTAATTGTTTTGTGTTTAGATGGGTGTGG encodes:
- the LOC120083826 gene encoding protein MOTHER of FT and TFL1; amino-acid sequence: MAASVDPLVVGRVIGDVVDMFVPTATMSVYFNSKHVTNGCDIKPSMAVNPPRLLISGHPCDLYTLVMTDPDAPSPSEPHMREWVHWIVVDIPGGANLSQGKEIVPYSGPRPPIGIHRYILLLFKQKSPIGMIDQPASRANFNTRLFARHFNLDLPVAATYFNSQKEPATKKYALAA